The Salicibibacter halophilus DNA window ATTTGGGCTTCAGTTTGCGCAACGGGTATTTAAGTTTTGTTTCGGATGGTTGGATCCAGGCTTTCTGGTTTGTGGGGACGCTAGCATTTATCGTTTCGGTAATCATGGCCGATCGTTTAAGGCACGGGTTTTTCGGACGCAGTGATTATCGTATTTGGGCAAGTGTAATTGTTTTGCTGTTTTTTACCGGGGCACTTGTAAACGTATGGATGTCTGTAGTCTTCACCTATTTATTTTCCGTTATCGTATTTGCGGCAGGGTTATTTATCGGTTTTTTGGCGCAAAGTTACTTGTATTCCTATTGGCCAAGGTTTGAATGGCTTCCTTACGCGCCTTTATTCGTGCTTATTTTTGTTTCCACGGGAAAATTGCTATAATAATACTGCTATGAGAATTGATTCAATCCACGGTATACGTCAACTGTTGTTACGCTATCATTCGGTGATTTATACAAGAGATCCGGAAGCGGATCTGATCTTGATGGAAGAAGAATTGTCGATGTTAAAGGAAGCGGGGCTGCTGGAACCAAACGATTATTATGACTGTAAAATCGTTTTGCAAGCGGAGAAAAGAAGGTTGAAAGAAAGCAATCATGAATAACGGGCGGATGGGAGCGTCTAAGGATGGCAACGTACATTGTAGGTGTCGACATCGGTGGAACAACGACAAAATTTGGACTGCTGACGGACAAAGGAGAATATCGGGACCAATGGAGGATTTCGACGGACACAGAAAATGGCGGCAAAGATTTTCCGGGTCAAATCGCTGCAGCCATTGACGAACGTTTGAACGAGCACCGCATTTCAAAAAGAGACCTGCTTGGTGTAGGTGTCGGTGTTCCGGGGTTCATTGATGAAGAGCGGGGAATTGTTTCCGCTCCCAACATCGGCTGGAAAAATGATCCTTTACGCTCGATGCTGGCGGATGCGCTTCATCTGCCTGTGTATGTCAATAATGACGCGAATCTTGCAGCAGCGGGCGAACACTGGCAAGGCGCCGGAAAAAAAGAAGATTCCACTTTCTTTATCACGATCGGTACCGGTGTAGGGGGCGGGTTGCTTGTGAACGGGGAACTTGTTACCGGAGTCAGCGGAACTGCCGGCGAGATCGGCCATATGCTCGTTGTTCCGCACGGGCGGCTGTGTACGTGTGGGCGCGAAGGGTGCTTGGAAGAATATGTAGCTGCAAAAGGGTTAAGCAAAAGTTTGCGCGATTATCTTCGCAATGGGATCGGAACAAGCATATTGGATGAAAACAGTGTCGCAATCGATATTTATGAAGCAGCCGCAGCAGGGGATGCGCTTGCGCTTCATATCGTGAATGAAGCCGCTTATTATTTGGGGTACGCCCTTGCGAACGCGGCGACGATGCTGAATCCCGGGAAAATTATTATTGGCGGCGGGATATCAGCAGCCGGAAACACGTTATTACAGCCTTTGCTCGTTCATTTTAAACGCTTTGTTTTAAAAGAAGCCGATCGAAAATTAGCTTTGGAAACTGCCGAACTTGGCAATGATGCAGGCATTTACGGAGCAGCATGGCTCGTGATGAAACGGCTAGGTTATTTTGACGGTCGCAGTCGGCCGTTAAAATAGAGGAGGTACATAATTTGCGAAAGAAAAACATTTCGATGCTGGGGGTGCCTTTGGATTTAGGGCAAAACCGAAGAGGGGTTGATATGGGACCCAGCGCGATTCGTTATGCAGGGGTGCGGGAGCGACTGGAAACGCTCGGATATAATGTTCATGACCATGGAGATTTAAGGGTGCCGGCTCGTTACGAGCAGGAATCCGAAGAACGCTTGAAGCATCTGAGCGCTGTCGTCGAAACGAATCGAACATTGGCAAAAAAAATGGACGAGATCTCATCAGGCGATGCAATCCCGCTCGTCTTCGGCGGTGACCATAGCATTGCCATCGGGAGCCTGGCGGGGATTGCACGCCATTATCAAAACCTGGGTGTCATTTGGTACGACGCTCATGGAGATTTGAATACCGCGGAAACTTCCCCTTCAGGAAATATTCACGGGATGCCGTTGGCGGTTAGCTTAGGACTCGGGCACGAGTCTCTAACCGGCATTGCCGGAGAGGCACCGGCGGTTAATCCCGAAAACATCGTGATTATCGGAGCTAGAGCATTGGATGATGCGGAAAAATCGCTGATTCAAAAACATAACATCAAAGTTTTTACGATGCATGAAGTCGACCGACTCGGCATGAGTGAAGTAATAAATCAGACGAGCAATTATCTCAGCCATTGCGACGGTGTTCATGTGAGCCTGGATTTGGATGGGCTTGATCCCATCGATGCCCCAGGTGTGGGAACCCCGGTCGTTGGTGGTTTATCTTACCGGGAAAGTCATCTGGCTATGGAGATGTTGGAGGAAACAGGAAAGGTTACCTCGTGCGAATTTGTGGAGGTCAATCCAATCCTCGATGAAAAAAACAAAACGGCAGAAGCGGCCGTGGCTCTTATCGGCTCATTATTAGGTGAAAAAATAAGGTGAGAAAATCCTTGCCTCTACTCCTCGCCTTTTACATCTATAATTGGAGGGAACAAAAATTATGGAATATCGTATAGAACGGGATTACTTGGGTGAAAAACAAGTGCCGAAAGAGGCCTATTACGGCATTCAAACCGTGCGTGCGCAGGAAAACTTTCCGATCACGGGATATCCGCCCCACAAATCTTTAATTCAAGCCTTCGGCTACGTAAAAAAAGCTGCAGCAATGGCGAATAGGGATGTTGGCGGATTAAACGAATCACTCGCGAGCGCGATTATTAAGGCGGCGGAAGAGGTCATCGCGGGCGATCTCAACGATGCATTTGTTGTAGATGCGATTCAGGGAGGCGCCGGAACGTCCTTTAACATGAATGCTAATGAGGTCATCGCGAATCGGGCAATTGAAATCATGGGTTATGAAAAAGGCGATTACAACCGGTTAAGCCCGAATACGCACGTGAATATGGCCCAGTCGACGAATGATACGTTTCCGACGGCCATTCATATCGCGGCATTGAAGCTTTCCCAAGGATTGCAAAATGTACTCGAAGAAGTGATTGACACATTAAAAAAGAAAGAAAAATCCTTCGATGATGTCATAAAAATGGGGCGTACCCATTTACAGGACGCTGTCCCCATTCGCCTCGGCCAAGAGATGGGCGCTTATCGACGGATGCTGGAAAGGGATCTTTACAGAATAGAACGGGCGGTCGATAATTTAAATGCCGTCAATATGGGGGCAACCGCTGTCGGCACGGGTTTGAATGCCGAGCCTGAATACATTGAAACAGTGGCAAAATATTTGGCCGATTTAACCGGACTTAAATTAAAAAGTGCGGAAGATCTTGTGGATGCCACGCAAAATACCGACGCTTACACAGAGCTCTCCGGATCGTTAAAAGTGCTGGCGATTAACCTTTCCAAAATGGCCAATGATTTGCGGTTGATGAGTTCGGGGCCGAGAACGGGCTTAAACGAAATCAATTTGCCTGCCCGCCAACCGGGGTCATCAATTATGCCCGGAAAAGTGAATCCGGTCATGTGTGAGGTCGTCAACCAAATTTCTTTTCAGGTGATCGGCAACGACCATACGATTAGTTTGGCCTCTGAGGCCGGGCAAATGGAGATCAACGTTATGGGCCCCGTGCTTGTGTTTAACTTATTACAATCCTTGTCTGTACTGGAAAACGGGTTGAACGTATTTAGAAACTATGCCTTGGAAGGTCTAACGGCCAATCGTGAAGAGGCGAAAGAAATGGTGCACAAAAGCGTGGGGATTATTACGGCCATCAATCCCCACGTAGGGTATGAAGTCGCTTCCCGAGTGGCAAAAGAAGCGCTTGAATCCGACCGTTCCGTGAAAGATATTTGCGTGGAACGCGGGATTTTATCGGAAGAAGAACTGGAAGAGATTCTTGATCCCCAGGAAATGACAAACCCCGGAATTGCGGGAGCAAGATTTATGGAATGAGAAAGCGGCCTAAAACAGGCCGCTTTTCTACGAGAAAACGCTTTCGATTTGGCTGAACGCCCAATCCAGATCGTTTTGTGCAATGGTCAGCGGAGGCGCTAACCGGAGAACATTTTCGTGGGTTTCCTTGCATAACAAACCGGATTGCATTAGCTGTTCACAGTAAGGGCGCGCCTGTTCGTGGAGCTCGATTCCGATGAACAACCCTTTGCCGCGGACTTCTTTTATGGCGGAATGATGGATGCTTTGACATCGTTCCAAGAAAGCGCCTCCGAGTTTTTCAGCCCGAGCCGGCAAATTTTCGTCGATAATCACATCAAGCGCGGCTATTCCAACCGCACATGCCAATGGGTTGCCGCCAAAGGTTGACCCGTGAGACCCCGGTTCAAACAAACCGAGGATGCCGGCGTTGGCGGCGATCGCGGAAATCGGCATCACCCCACCGCCCAGAGCTTTTCCAAGGATGAACATGTCGGGCTTTACGTCTTCGTGGTCACAGGCGAACATGCGCCCGGTCCTTCCAAGTCCGCACTGAATTTCATCGGCGATCATGAGTACATTCATTTCGTCGCAGAGCGCGCGAACATCGCGCACAAAACCGGCAGGAGGAATACGAATGCCTGCTTCCCCTTGGATCGGTTCAAACAAAAAGGCGGCCGTGTTCGGTGTGATCGCGTTTCTCAGTGCTTGAATATCGCCGTAAGGAACGACAGTGATACCCGGAAGCAACGGACCGAAGTCCGCTTGGTACGCACGGTTTAATGACAAGGAGACAGGCGCAAGGGTTCGCCCATGAAAATTTTCTGTACAAACGATGATTTCTGCTTCATTTTCCGGGATGCCCTTTACACGATAGCCCCAACGTCTTGCTGCTTTTAGTGCTGTTTCCACCGCCTCGGCGCCGGTGTTCATCGGCAGTATTTTTTCCATGCCTGTGATTTCGGACAGTTTTTTATAAAAAGGTCCGATTTGATCGTTATGGAAAGCTCTCGACGTTAGAGTTATGCGATCAGCTTGTTGATGCAATGCATCCATGATGGCCGGGTGACGGTGCCCTTGATTTAGCGCGGAATAAGCGGCTAACATGTCCAAGTAACGGTAGCCGTCCGAATCTTCCACCCATGCCCCGTCGCCTTTAGTGACGACAACGGGAAGCGGAGAGTAATTGTTTGCCCCGTAATCATCATGCCATTCCATAAGCGTTTCCGTTGTGCTCATATGATATTCTCCTTTCACATTGCTCTTGCGCCTTGAAACCGGATCTTCTACAATTCTCACAGAAGGGGTAAGGGATATCAAGTGCAAGATGAATATACAAAGACCTGCGGTAATATGTCAAGTTCAAAATCACAGTAAATGAAGTTGTCAAAGGACATTTAGGCGAAAAAAGCGCGCACTGAACAACACCAGTAATAAAATGTAAAATACTGGTAAAATGAAAGGCTAGCCCTCAGCCGATGTCGGTCAGAGGTTCACGCCCCTTTCTGGCGTAAAGAGTTGGTTTTTGCGTAGCAGCGCATCCACCAATCGCACGAGTTTTCTTGCCGTGAGCACGAGTGCACGTTTGTGTTGATGTTTCGGGACTTCTTGATACTTCTTCTGATAAAAGACTTGGTATTCCGGAATTTGCCTTCGTACCGAGTTGGCGGCTTCAACGAGGTAATAACGCAAATAATGGTTCCCTTGACGTGTCAGTGAAGTATCTTCGGCGGTAAACCGCCCGGACTGGTGTTTTCGCCAGTACAGTCCCGCATATTTAGCTATTTTTGTTTCATCGGGAAACCGGTCAATCTGACCGAGTTCGGCAATGATGCCTGCGGCGAAGACCGGACCAATGCCCGGGATTGATTCCAGCGTCTGCGTCAGTCCTTTCATGATTCGAGTAATGGACTGATCGATCGCCTTGATTTGCTTTTGGAAGGAACGAATGAGCTCAATGGACGTTCCTAAAAGTACATCGATGGAATCTTCGACCACTTTGTCCAATCGGTACGATGAACGGACGGCTTTCTGGATGGATGCGGCGACAGCTTCCGGATCGGGAAAACGATTTCTCCCTTTCTCTTGAAGAAACCGAGCCAGGTCCTCAAGCGGAAGCTGGGCAAGTTCATCCAGGCTGTATTTTTCAAGAAAGAGTTCCATCATAGCATGGCCAAACACCGATGAATCCACTTCTTTGGAAAAGGTGTTGCATTTATACTCCAAGTGCTGCAAGAAGTGTTGTTTCTCTTTCGTCATCGCTTTGGTCAAGTGATAACGCGAACGTGTCAACTGCTGGAGAGCCACGTATTGGCTTTCTTTGACAACGGACATCTGATTGCGCCCGAAACGCATATAATCGGCGATCACAAAGGCGTCAATCTCATCGGTCTTGTTCATGTCTGCGAAGCTCTTTTTAAAGTTGGCGATCTGCTTCGGATTGATCACAAAGACTTGGGCGCCATAGGGTTTTAAATCATCGTCATCATGCAAGAACATGGATGGATGAAAACTGTAGACGGATGTGGACTCCAGACCGATCTTTAGGATGTCAACCTCTGTATCGGCCAAGAGCTCGAGCAACCGTTCTTTGAGCACCTGGGCACCCGGCCAGTCATTGGAAACCGTAAAAACCGAAAGCTGATCACCTTCTTGATCAAGCACACACACTTTCATATCAAACGAGCTAACGTCAAGCCCGACAAACATTCGCATGGGGGGATTCCTCCTTTCATTGTAGAATCATTCGGTCGTTCTTTGGACGCCTCGAGATATCTCTAGTGTGAACGCCGATCATCAACCTCGTGTATCAGAACTCCATCGGCATTGAAAGCCGCCCCAGGGGCTGCTTCCCCTGAGTTCAAGAGGCCGAGGGCTCAGCCTGCGAGTAGGAAGTGCCGCACGTACACTGAGAGACAGTCTTTAGTTGTGGTCGAACCACAGGAGAGAAAAGAATTGTCCCAAATGATCCTATGATCATTATCTAGAAATATCTAGAGACATCCAAGGAAAAACCATATGAATCTACAAAATATCTTGTGGAATTTGCCCAAGATTTGAAGGGCTTAAACTTACTATACGAGGAGAGATCATTATGTGGACCTCCGGACTTTATGTGATTTCGGCGGAAAAATTGCATCCCCATCGCTCGTTGCTGTCAGTGATGGAGGCTTCTTTAAAAGGGGGCGCAACCGCGATACAACTCCGGGATAAAGAAAGCGGCAAACAAGCGCTGATTGAAAAGGCGCGCGCGTTACAGCAATTGGCCCAGCGTTACCAGGTCCCTTTTATAATGAATGATCATTTAGATGTTGCGTTGGCGGTTAATGCGGATGGCGTTCATGTCGGACAAGGGGATTTTCCACTTACGGAAGCTCGGAAGTTGTTGGGAAAAAATAAAGTTATCGGTATATCGACGCACACGAAAGAAGAGGCAATCGAAGCCGAACAACAAGGTGCCGATTATATTGGTGCCGGGCCGGTTTTCGGCACAAGTTCCAAAGATGATACGGAAAAAGAAATCGGGGTGGACGGATTAAAAGAGATTGTCGGTCATGTATCGATCCCTACCGTGGCTATCGGGGGCATTAAATTAAACAACACGGCAAACGTGGCTGCCACCGGTGTCAGTGGGATAGCGGTCATCAGCGAAATCGTAATGAGCGATCATATCGAGGACACATGCAGTCGTTTTACGGAAATCTTGACGGAGACGAGGGAGAGAGATGTTTAAGAGCGGAAACGCATGGATGATCATTATCCCCGGATTTTTGATGATTTCTCTGTTTATCGGGGGTTGGCTTTATGTAACCGAAGAGGATACCATCCAACATGAGGATCTTCAGGACTATGCACAAATCAATGCCAATATGGAGGACGGAGGCCTTAGTGCCAGTTGGAATTGGACGACCTTGCCGGAAGGAGAATTGATGGGAGAAGACTACATCGGCATAATCGCTTACGAGAATGGCGAAGTTCTGTCCGGCGAGGCATTTGACCAGCAGGAATTAGAACTCAGGCAGGATGGAGAAGTCATTTACGAAGACGAAGGCATGGCAGTCGAGGATGGCTTGATTTTTGAATTCCCGAATCGAATGGAAGCAACGGATATCTACGGGTATGAGGGTGCGGTTTCCGCACAGTTGCCGGATGGTGCCGACGAAGTTGAGGTCTATTACTTGCATACGTGGATTAATCATGCCGGCCAGGGCGGAGAGGATCCATCCTTTAGCGACCCGCCATTTCCGGGAATGGACGATTATGATAATTTCTGGTGGGTCATTAGCGAAACAGAGAGTGAATGATAAAAGTTCCGTATGAAAAGGGAGATATCTTTTCATACGGAACTTTTGGTAGGTAAGAAAGTACCTACATAAGTGCAACTAAGGCTTTCGGAGCGACCGAGCATAGGTCGTGTCATTTAACAGGTGGAACCCCTGTTTGATAAGGCTCTAACCAAGCCATCAATAGCGAGTCTTGGACTCAACGGAGTAATCCATTGGGTTAAGCGTAGACAGTTAGGTCGTAGGCCTGAAAGTGATTGAGCCTCGTAAATAGTTAAAACGGGGAGGTTGACGGTGTCGAAAGACCGGAAAACGACACTCCGTATGTCATTATCGGTGAGATATACGGAGCTCCCTCGGGGTCGGAGAGCCAGGCATGCGATACAATGATGACACGAGAACTCGGGAGATCCTGTTTGTTCTTTCTTCAGTCGAAGGGAGTATGGTTGACCAAGCGATACAAAGCGAGGAAACCAGACGACAGCAGGAAGTCGGATGACCGCGTAGTACCGATGACGTCGGGTAACGCCGAAAGAGGGAAGGCAAGTGTCACGCCGACATCACCTTAACAAGGGACACATTCCCTACACACGGAGGTAGGAACACGGAATGGAAACAAAACTTGCTAGGATAGCAGAATTAGCTAAGCACAACCCAGCTATGACATTCACATCTCTTGCGCACCTGCTGAATCCTGAATACCTTATGCAATGCCATCACCAACTCCCTAACCGTAAGGCAGCTGGTGTAAAGGGAACAACCAAGATAACGTACGAGCAAAATCTTGAGGAAAATATCGAAGACTTAGTGTCTAGAATGAAACAGAAGAGCTATCGGCCCAGCCCAGATAAGCGGGTCTATATTCCAAAGGATGAAAAGGGAAAGAAGAGACCCCTGGGGATTCCTGAACACGAAGATAAAATTGTTCAGAAAGGGATGGCGCCCATTTTGAACGCCATCTATGAGAATGATTTTCTGGATTGTTCATTTGGATTTCGTCCCCAGCGTAATTGTCATGATGCATTGAAGGTATTAAATGGGTATATAGAGAGAAGATATGTGAATTACATCGTGGATGTGGATATCAAAGGTTTCTTTGATCATGTTGACCACAAGTGGATGATGGCATTTCTGAAAGAACGTATTGGAGACCCGAGCTTTCTCCGAATCATTGCCCGTTTCCTCAAGGGCGGATACATGGAGCAAGCGAAACATTATAAGACGGAGAGCGGAACGCCGCAGGGAAACCTGATATCGCCGATACTAGCGAATGTGTATCTGCACTATGTTTTGGACCTGTGGTTTGAACAGCATGTGAAGAAAAGAATCAAAGGGCAGGCATATCTTGTGCGATACGCAGATGACTTTGTCTGCTGCTTTCAGTATCATGAAGATGCGCATGCATTCTACGATGCACTCAAGTTGAGGTTGAACAAATTTAACCTGGAAGTGGCGGAAGATAAAACGCAAATTATTCCGTTTGGGAGGTTCGCTGCGGAGAATCATAAAAAGGCGGGGAAAGGGAACCCGCCAACGTTTGATTTTCTTGGTTTCACCCATTATTGCGGCAAAAGCAAGAAAGGCAAATTTCGTGTGAAACGCA harbors:
- a CDS encoding YqgQ family protein, with the translated sequence MRIDSIHGIRQLLLRYHSVIYTRDPEADLILMEEELSMLKEAGLLEPNDYYDCKIVLQAEKRRLKESNHE
- a CDS encoding ROK family protein; its protein translation is MATYIVGVDIGGTTTKFGLLTDKGEYRDQWRISTDTENGGKDFPGQIAAAIDERLNEHRISKRDLLGVGVGVPGFIDEERGIVSAPNIGWKNDPLRSMLADALHLPVYVNNDANLAAAGEHWQGAGKKEDSTFFITIGTGVGGGLLVNGELVTGVSGTAGEIGHMLVVPHGRLCTCGREGCLEEYVAAKGLSKSLRDYLRNGIGTSILDENSVAIDIYEAAAAGDALALHIVNEAAYYLGYALANAATMLNPGKIIIGGGISAAGNTLLQPLLVHFKRFVLKEADRKLALETAELGNDAGIYGAAWLVMKRLGYFDGRSRPLK
- the rocF gene encoding arginase, whose protein sequence is MLGVPLDLGQNRRGVDMGPSAIRYAGVRERLETLGYNVHDHGDLRVPARYEQESEERLKHLSAVVETNRTLAKKMDEISSGDAIPLVFGGDHSIAIGSLAGIARHYQNLGVIWYDAHGDLNTAETSPSGNIHGMPLAVSLGLGHESLTGIAGEAPAVNPENIVIIGARALDDAEKSLIQKHNIKVFTMHEVDRLGMSEVINQTSNYLSHCDGVHVSLDLDGLDPIDAPGVGTPVVGGLSYRESHLAMEMLEETGKVTSCEFVEVNPILDEKNKTAEAAVALIGSLLGEKIR
- a CDS encoding aspartate ammonia-lyase; the protein is MEYRIERDYLGEKQVPKEAYYGIQTVRAQENFPITGYPPHKSLIQAFGYVKKAAAMANRDVGGLNESLASAIIKAAEEVIAGDLNDAFVVDAIQGGAGTSFNMNANEVIANRAIEIMGYEKGDYNRLSPNTHVNMAQSTNDTFPTAIHIAALKLSQGLQNVLEEVIDTLKKKEKSFDDVIKMGRTHLQDAVPIRLGQEMGAYRRMLERDLYRIERAVDNLNAVNMGATAVGTGLNAEPEYIETVAKYLADLTGLKLKSAEDLVDATQNTDAYTELSGSLKVLAINLSKMANDLRLMSSGPRTGLNEINLPARQPGSSIMPGKVNPVMCEVVNQISFQVIGNDHTISLASEAGQMEINVMGPVLVFNLLQSLSVLENGLNVFRNYALEGLTANREEAKEMVHKSVGIITAINPHVGYEVASRVAKEALESDRSVKDICVERGILSEEELEEILDPQEMTNPGIAGARFME
- a CDS encoding ornithine--oxo-acid transaminase — encoded protein: MSTTETLMEWHDDYGANNYSPLPVVVTKGDGAWVEDSDGYRYLDMLAAYSALNQGHRHPAIMDALHQQADRITLTSRAFHNDQIGPFYKKLSEITGMEKILPMNTGAEAVETALKAARRWGYRVKGIPENEAEIIVCTENFHGRTLAPVSLSLNRAYQADFGPLLPGITVVPYGDIQALRNAITPNTAAFLFEPIQGEAGIRIPPAGFVRDVRALCDEMNVLMIADEIQCGLGRTGRMFACDHEDVKPDMFILGKALGGGVMPISAIAANAGILGLFEPGSHGSTFGGNPLACAVGIAALDVIIDENLPARAEKLGGAFLERCQSIHHSAIKEVRGKGLFIGIELHEQARPYCEQLMQSGLLCKETHENVLRLAPPLTIAQNDLDWAFSQIESVFS
- a CDS encoding IS110 family RNA-guided transposase — translated: MRMFVGLDVSSFDMKVCVLDQEGDQLSVFTVSNDWPGAQVLKERLLELLADTEVDILKIGLESTSVYSFHPSMFLHDDDDLKPYGAQVFVINPKQIANFKKSFADMNKTDEIDAFVIADYMRFGRNQMSVVKESQYVALQQLTRSRYHLTKAMTKEKQHFLQHLEYKCNTFSKEVDSSVFGHAMMELFLEKYSLDELAQLPLEDLARFLQEKGRNRFPDPEAVAASIQKAVRSSYRLDKVVEDSIDVLLGTSIELIRSFQKQIKAIDQSITRIMKGLTQTLESIPGIGPVFAAGIIAELGQIDRFPDETKIAKYAGLYWRKHQSGRFTAEDTSLTRQGNHYLRYYLVEAANSVRRQIPEYQVFYQKKYQEVPKHQHKRALVLTARKLVRLVDALLRKNQLFTPERGVNL
- the thiE gene encoding thiamine phosphate synthase, with the translated sequence MWTSGLYVISAEKLHPHRSLLSVMEASLKGGATAIQLRDKESGKQALIEKARALQQLAQRYQVPFIMNDHLDVALAVNADGVHVGQGDFPLTEARKLLGKNKVIGISTHTKEEAIEAEQQGADYIGAGPVFGTSSKDDTEKEIGVDGLKEIVGHVSIPTVAIGGIKLNNTANVAATGVSGIAVISEIVMSDHIEDTCSRFTEILTETRERDV
- the ltrA gene encoding group II intron reverse transcriptase/maturase, which produces METKLARIAELAKHNPAMTFTSLAHLLNPEYLMQCHHQLPNRKAAGVKGTTKITYEQNLEENIEDLVSRMKQKSYRPSPDKRVYIPKDEKGKKRPLGIPEHEDKIVQKGMAPILNAIYENDFLDCSFGFRPQRNCHDALKVLNGYIERRYVNYIVDVDIKGFFDHVDHKWMMAFLKERIGDPSFLRIIARFLKGGYMEQAKHYKTESGTPQGNLISPILANVYLHYVLDLWFEQHVKKRIKGQAYLVRYADDFVCCFQYHEDAHAFYDALKLRLNKFNLEVAEDKTQIIPFGRFAAENHKKAGKGNPPTFDFLGFTHYCGKSKKGKFRVKRKTSKKKIASKLKQTNQWLKAHRHLAMKDIVRRLSRSLNGYYNYYCITDNVTAVVRFRDAVIQQFFKWMNRRSQRKSFGWEKFQLFLIKFPLPKPRAKVNIYERRNHISYIL